In the Candidatus Eremiobacteraceae bacterium genome, one interval contains:
- the nrfD gene encoding NrfD/PsrC family molybdoenzyme membrane anchor subunit, which translates to MEMSNYYDQPVLKPPDWGWSVIGYLWVGGIGAGAFVASSLAALRGHKDDREIAKLGYAVSTIAMGISAPLLISHLGRPERFHHMLRVFKPTSPMNAGVWGMTSLSAAAAGAAAVNLAGAGGFVRTAAALLGLPSALFVGSYTGVLLSHSSIPMWAKSPFLPALFASSSLATGAAGIALLAELFGVGSVRARKRLANAERMASLAEAIALAVWLSDVGEFAKPLREPPLKDIFEKGVQGAGIAAPLALPSTRTSSLWDVVKPILVLAGGLALRYAMVEGGRRSSKDADAYLKFTSEPQD; encoded by the coding sequence ATGGAGATGTCCAACTATTACGACCAGCCCGTCCTCAAGCCGCCGGATTGGGGCTGGTCGGTCATCGGTTATCTGTGGGTCGGCGGCATCGGTGCGGGCGCTTTTGTGGCGTCGTCGCTCGCCGCGCTGCGCGGCCACAAGGACGACCGTGAGATCGCGAAGCTCGGCTACGCGGTCTCGACCATCGCGATGGGCATCAGCGCGCCCCTTCTGATCAGCCATCTCGGCCGCCCCGAACGCTTCCATCATATGTTGCGGGTGTTCAAACCGACGTCGCCGATGAACGCCGGCGTGTGGGGCATGACGTCGCTCTCGGCTGCGGCGGCCGGTGCCGCCGCGGTCAATCTCGCTGGGGCTGGTGGTTTCGTGCGCACCGCCGCGGCGTTGCTGGGGCTTCCGTCTGCGCTGTTCGTCGGGTCCTACACGGGCGTGCTGCTGAGCCATTCGAGCATCCCCATGTGGGCCAAGTCGCCGTTTCTGCCGGCGCTGTTCGCGTCGTCATCGCTGGCCACCGGCGCTGCCGGCATCGCGCTGCTCGCCGAGCTGTTCGGCGTCGGCTCGGTGCGCGCGCGCAAGCGGCTTGCGAACGCCGAGCGCATGGCATCGTTGGCGGAAGCGATCGCGCTGGCGGTCTGGCTGTCCGATGTCGGCGAGTTCGCGAAACCGCTGCGCGAGCCGCCGCTCAAAGACATCTTCGAAAAAGGCGTGCAGGGAGCAGGCATCGCGGCGCCGCTGGCGTTGCCGAGCACGCGCACGTCGAGCCTGTGGGACGTGGTCAAGCCGATACTGGTGCTCGCCGGCGGACTGGCGCTGCGCTATGCGATGGTCGAAGGCGGGCGCAGATCCTCAAAGGACGCCGACGCCTACTTGAAGTTCACATCCGAGCCGCAGGATTAA
- a CDS encoding 4Fe-4S dicluster domain-containing protein, whose protein sequence is MTYVICQPCIGVKDKSCIDVCPVDCIKGTDEDQMLFIDPSTCIDCGACVAACPVTAIYNETEVPEQWKEYTKINADYFNK, encoded by the coding sequence GTGACCTACGTGATCTGCCAACCGTGCATCGGAGTCAAAGACAAGTCGTGCATCGACGTCTGTCCCGTCGACTGCATCAAGGGCACGGACGAGGATCAGATGCTGTTCATCGATCCGAGCACGTGCATCGACTGCGGCGCGTGCGTGGCGGCGTGCCCGGTGACCGCGATCTACAACGAGACCGAAGTCCCCGAGCAGTGGAAAGAATACACCAAGATCAACGCGGACTATTTCAACAAGTAA
- a CDS encoding M14 family metallocarboxypeptidase, which translates to MPRAMAIGRYTQIIRRLEELGRRSDVRLSVVDVLRRSGYALPVFALECGPAHGPRVVISAGIHGDEPAGVEALVAFLERPALPQDIGITALPCVNPIGFVAGTRVNDLGIDLNRTFGLERAPYEAELVRWTLDGRRFDCGIDLHEDSEAPGFYLYEHVRGGRAPVCSAIVAAVRAIGLPISDAPTVEGRALIDGCVEPAEETLSPLVGFFSIYLFERHSEHSLVPESPAQLPLPARVAMHHAAIDTAIAGMRSA; encoded by the coding sequence ATGCCGCGTGCGATGGCGATCGGGCGCTACACGCAAATCATTCGGCGCCTCGAGGAGCTCGGGCGCCGCTCCGACGTACGTCTTTCGGTCGTCGACGTGCTGCGCCGTTCGGGCTACGCGCTGCCGGTCTTCGCGCTCGAATGCGGTCCGGCGCACGGGCCCCGCGTCGTCATCAGCGCCGGCATCCACGGCGACGAACCGGCGGGCGTCGAGGCGTTGGTCGCGTTTCTCGAACGGCCCGCGCTGCCGCAGGACATCGGCATCACCGCGCTGCCCTGCGTCAACCCCATCGGTTTCGTCGCGGGCACGCGCGTGAACGACCTCGGCATCGATCTCAACCGCACCTTCGGGCTCGAGCGGGCGCCGTACGAGGCGGAGCTCGTCCGCTGGACGCTTGACGGGCGGCGCTTCGACTGCGGCATCGATCTCCACGAAGATAGCGAGGCGCCCGGCTTCTACCTGTACGAGCACGTGCGTGGCGGCCGCGCGCCGGTGTGCTCGGCCATCGTCGCCGCGGTGCGCGCCATCGGCCTGCCGATCAGCGATGCGCCGACCGTGGAGGGCCGGGCGCTCATCGACGGCTGCGTCGAGCCCGCGGAAGAGACGCTGTCGCCGCTCGTCGGCTTCTTCTCGATCTATCTGTTCGAACGCCACAGCGAACATTCGCTCGTGCCGGAGTCGCCTGCGCAGTTGCCGCTGCCGGCGCGCGTGGCGATGCACCACGCCGCGATCGACACCGCCATCGCCGGAATGCGCAGCGCGTGA
- a CDS encoding DUF72 domain-containing protein: MTILVGTCGFSYRDWVGPFYPAGTKSVQMLEFYARSFTAVEIDSTYYAIPAPQLFERMAARTPASFTFTVKAPGSVTHVPADAQPLASELAGFAECVAPLTAAHKLGAVLAQFPHGFRPTADGRRRLEELREWWPRLPLVCEFRHRDWQRPDILARLRELDLGWCNVDEPQFGSLLRPGAEVTSSIGYVRFHGRNYEKWWRQERASHERYSYEYSERELESWLPRIGEVAAGAQTTFVFFNNHHLGRAALNAMEMRRMLAPLTGDIVPDDISHEGDGPAAQPRLL, translated from the coding sequence GTGACGATCCTCGTCGGGACCTGCGGATTCTCGTATCGCGATTGGGTCGGGCCGTTCTATCCCGCGGGCACCAAGAGCGTGCAGATGCTCGAGTTCTACGCGCGCAGCTTCACCGCGGTCGAGATCGACAGCACGTATTACGCTATTCCCGCGCCGCAGCTCTTCGAACGCATGGCGGCCCGCACACCGGCATCGTTCACCTTCACCGTGAAGGCGCCGGGCAGCGTGACGCACGTGCCCGCGGATGCGCAGCCGCTGGCGAGCGAGCTTGCCGGTTTTGCCGAGTGCGTCGCACCTCTCACTGCGGCCCATAAGCTCGGAGCCGTGCTAGCGCAATTCCCGCACGGATTCCGCCCGACCGCGGACGGCCGGCGTCGGCTCGAGGAGCTGCGCGAGTGGTGGCCGCGCCTCCCGCTGGTCTGCGAGTTCCGCCACCGCGATTGGCAGCGGCCCGACATCCTCGCGCGCCTGCGCGAGCTGGATCTCGGTTGGTGCAACGTCGATGAACCGCAATTCGGTTCGCTGCTTCGGCCGGGCGCCGAAGTGACGTCGTCCATCGGGTACGTGCGCTTCCACGGGCGCAATTACGAGAAATGGTGGCGGCAAGAGCGTGCGTCGCACGAACGCTACTCCTACGAGTATTCGGAGCGCGAGCTCGAGTCGTGGCTGCCGCGCATCGGCGAGGTCGCCGCTGGTGCGCAGACCACCTTCGTGTTCTTCAACAACCATCATCTGGGCCGCGCCGCGCTTAACGCGATGGAGATGCGTCGCATGCTGGCGCCGCTCACCGGCGACATCGTTCCAGACGATATATCGCATGAGGGCGACGGCCCCGCGGCGCAGCCACGGCTTCTCTAG